From the Microbacterium sp. W4I4 genome, one window contains:
- a CDS encoding SDR family oxidoreductase, with protein MAKIVVIGGTGLIGSKVVAKLTEHGHEAIAASPQTGVNTLTGEGLAEVLTGANTVVDVSNSPSFEAKAVLEFFTTSTRNLLEAETAAGVTHHVALTIVGTNRPQNIDYFAAKVAQEKLIRESGMGYSLVHATQFFEFVGSIADISTEGDTVRLPGALIQPIAAEDVATAVARAAAGAPQGDIEIAGPEAFGMDEFARRALAFRGDPRTVVRDDSATYYGAQIEERTLIPIEGAQIFETTLEEWLPLNPPRK; from the coding sequence ATGGCAAAGATCGTCGTCATCGGAGGTACGGGCCTGATCGGCTCCAAGGTCGTCGCGAAGCTCACCGAGCACGGACACGAGGCGATCGCGGCGTCGCCCCAGACGGGTGTGAACACGCTGACCGGCGAAGGGCTGGCCGAGGTGCTGACCGGCGCGAACACGGTCGTCGACGTGTCGAACTCGCCGTCGTTCGAGGCCAAGGCGGTGCTCGAGTTCTTCACGACCTCGACCCGCAACCTGCTCGAGGCCGAGACTGCCGCAGGCGTCACCCACCATGTCGCGCTGACGATCGTCGGCACGAACCGCCCGCAGAACATCGACTACTTCGCGGCGAAGGTCGCGCAGGAGAAGCTGATCCGCGAGTCCGGCATGGGGTACTCGCTGGTGCACGCGACCCAGTTCTTCGAGTTCGTCGGCAGCATCGCCGACATCTCTACCGAGGGCGACACCGTCCGCCTGCCCGGGGCGCTCATCCAGCCGATCGCGGCAGAGGACGTGGCCACGGCCGTGGCACGCGCCGCCGCGGGTGCACCTCAGGGCGACATCGAGATCGCCGGCCCCGAGGCCTTCGGCATGGACGAGTTCGCGCGCCGCGCACTCGCCTTCCGCGGCGACCCGCGCACAGTCGTCCGAGACGACAGCGCCACGTACTACGGCGCGCAGATCGAGGAGCGCACGCTCATCCCGATCGAGGGTGCGCAGATCTTCGAGACCACGCTCGAGGAGTGGCTGCCGCTCAACCCGCCGCGCAAGTAG
- a CDS encoding SDR family oxidoreductase, whose translation MRITVIGGTGLIGTRLVRMLRDNEHEVVAASRATGVNSHTGEGLADALAGADVVVDVSNSSYTDEAAAQEFFFASTMNLLSYGADAGVGHHVALSVVGTDRLARAQGGYFVAKQQQERLITASGRPYTLVHATQFFEFIRNITDHALRSGAVRVADVLVQPMAADDVARAVAQAAVADPRSGMVEWGGPEVFSLNDIASMDLRARQDEREVVADPLGTYFGARLTHRDLLPEATATLAATRYHDWRVQNPGGHPAVTSVDADRSSL comes from the coding sequence ATGAGAATCACGGTCATCGGCGGCACCGGACTGATCGGCACCAGGCTGGTGCGGATGCTGCGCGACAACGAACACGAGGTCGTCGCCGCGTCACGCGCCACGGGAGTGAACTCGCACACCGGCGAGGGTCTGGCCGACGCGCTGGCCGGCGCGGATGTGGTCGTCGACGTCTCGAACTCCTCGTACACCGACGAGGCCGCGGCCCAGGAGTTCTTCTTCGCCTCCACCATGAACCTGCTCAGCTACGGTGCGGACGCAGGAGTGGGGCATCACGTCGCACTCTCCGTCGTCGGCACCGATCGTCTGGCGCGCGCCCAGGGCGGCTACTTCGTGGCCAAGCAGCAGCAGGAGCGCCTGATCACGGCATCCGGTCGCCCGTACACCCTCGTGCACGCGACGCAGTTCTTCGAGTTCATCCGCAACATCACCGATCATGCACTGCGCAGCGGCGCGGTGCGCGTCGCCGACGTGCTGGTGCAGCCGATGGCCGCGGATGACGTCGCCCGCGCGGTCGCGCAGGCGGCTGTCGCGGACCCGCGATCGGGCATGGTCGAGTGGGGCGGGCCCGAGGTGTTCAGCCTGAATGACATCGCGTCCATGGACCTGCGTGCGCGACAGGACGAGCGCGAGGTCGTCGCCGACCCGCTGGGCACCTACTTCGGCGCGCGGCTGACACATCGCGATCTGCTGCCCGAGGCCACCGCCACGCTCGCCGCCACGCGCTATCACGACTGGCGCGTGCAGAACCCCGGCGGGCACCCCGCTGTCACATCCGTGGATGCTGACCGGTCATCGCTGTAG
- a CDS encoding sigma-70 family RNA polymerase sigma factor has protein sequence MTATDEQGPTAEELDAVMELFATQRRRLFGIAYRMLGTVADAEDIVQETWIRWQGADRARVQEPAAFLATIATRLSINVLQSAHAKRETYIGPWLPEPVNTDDDPALGAERAEALQFAILLTLEKLTPTERAAYILREAFDYPYPRIAEIISASAVSTRQLVSRARAHLASARHVPAGAGHQRRLLEAFLVARSQWGRTSARESLHRGCHQLHRRQRREARRTHPGGRP, from the coding sequence GTGACCGCGACGGACGAGCAGGGGCCGACAGCCGAGGAGCTGGATGCCGTGATGGAGCTCTTCGCGACGCAGCGACGACGCCTGTTCGGCATCGCGTACCGGATGCTGGGCACGGTGGCCGACGCGGAGGACATCGTCCAGGAGACCTGGATCCGATGGCAGGGCGCCGATCGCGCGCGGGTGCAGGAGCCGGCCGCGTTCCTCGCGACGATCGCCACGAGGCTCTCGATCAACGTCCTGCAGTCGGCGCACGCCAAGCGCGAGACGTACATCGGCCCGTGGCTGCCCGAGCCGGTGAACACCGACGACGACCCCGCGCTGGGCGCCGAGCGCGCCGAGGCCCTGCAGTTCGCGATCCTGCTCACGCTCGAGAAGCTGACGCCGACGGAACGGGCGGCGTACATCCTGCGCGAGGCGTTCGACTATCCGTACCCGCGGATCGCCGAGATCATCTCCGCGAGTGCGGTCAGCACCAGGCAGCTCGTCAGCCGCGCCCGGGCGCACCTCGCATCGGCCCGTCACGTTCCGGCCGGGGCCGGGCACCAGCGTCGACTGCTGGAGGCCTTCCTCGTGGCCCGCTCGCAGTGGGGACGCACGTCAGCTCGAGAGTCTCTTCACCGAGGATGTCATCAGCTACACCGACGGCAACGGCGTGAAGCTCGCCGCACGCATCCCGGTGGCCGGCCGTGA
- a CDS encoding RNA-binding S4 domain-containing protein translates to MSSSDDIRDVAIVGEVIRLGQFLKFAGLLDSGGSAKEAILDGDVSVNGEVEERRGRQLHDGDLVSFEGRTVRVRM, encoded by the coding sequence ATGAGCAGCAGTGATGACATCCGTGATGTCGCGATCGTCGGCGAGGTCATCCGCCTCGGACAGTTCCTCAAGTTCGCGGGGCTTCTCGACTCCGGCGGCAGCGCGAAGGAGGCCATCCTCGACGGTGACGTGAGCGTCAACGGCGAGGTGGAGGAGCGCCGCGGGCGGCAGCTCCACGACGGCGACCTCGTCAGCTTCGAGGGGCGGACGGTTCGCGTTCGGATGTGA
- a CDS encoding alpha/beta fold hydrolase, whose translation MSTTTSADGTTISFTATGEGRTVVIVNGALSTAADAGPLSDALTDAGFRAVVWDRRARGASGDHPDSTPKDEADDLAAVIDAAGGADAVLGHSSGAVLALYAAMRGVPTGALFLSEPPIDFDGSGFGDEMPERLQAFVDAGRPEEAVASFQREAIGLPAEMVEAGRASGQLAALAPLAQSTVYDTRLTLRLKQVDPTLLDVSASVTVLRGAQTFPFLLAASDRLASVMDGAELVVVPESVMHRPDPAATARVIAERLPEL comes from the coding sequence ATGTCCACCACGACCTCTGCTGACGGGACCACCATCTCCTTCACCGCGACGGGCGAGGGGCGCACGGTCGTGATCGTGAACGGCGCACTGTCGACCGCCGCGGACGCCGGGCCGCTCTCGGATGCGCTGACGGATGCGGGCTTCCGCGCGGTCGTGTGGGATCGCCGGGCGCGCGGCGCCAGCGGCGACCACCCGGATTCGACGCCGAAGGACGAGGCCGATGATCTCGCCGCCGTCATCGACGCAGCGGGAGGGGCGGATGCCGTGCTCGGGCACTCCTCGGGAGCGGTGCTCGCGCTGTACGCGGCGATGCGCGGCGTGCCCACGGGCGCGCTCTTCCTCTCCGAGCCGCCGATCGACTTCGACGGAAGCGGTTTCGGTGACGAGATGCCGGAGAGGCTGCAGGCGTTCGTGGATGCCGGCAGACCCGAAGAGGCGGTGGCCTCCTTCCAACGGGAGGCCATCGGGCTGCCCGCCGAGATGGTGGAGGCAGGACGCGCGAGCGGACAGCTCGCGGCGCTGGCCCCACTGGCGCAGTCGACGGTCTACGACACCCGGCTGACGCTTCGGCTGAAGCAGGTCGACCCGACACTTCTCGACGTCTCGGCATCCGTCACGGTGCTGCGCGGCGCGCAGACCTTCCCGTTCCTGCTCGCGGCATCCGACCGGCTCGCCTCGGTCATGGACGGCGCGGAGCTGGTCGTCGTGCCGGAGTCGGTGATGCACCGCCCCGACCCCGCCGCCACGGCACGCGTGATCGCGGAGCGGCTGCCCGAACTCTGA
- a CDS encoding cupredoxin domain-containing protein, which yields MPITRRALLTSSALVAGTGLLTLVGCSPAPAATGTGRKTEVMVKVQGMRFVPDVIEVPKGNDLVVTLENTGDVVHDLVFANDADSGQISPGESVVIKVGVISADLDGWCSVSNHRALGMVVTVKAVG from the coding sequence ATGCCCATCACCCGTCGCGCCCTATTGACGTCGAGCGCCCTCGTCGCCGGCACGGGGCTGCTGACCCTGGTCGGATGCTCCCCCGCACCCGCCGCGACCGGAACCGGGAGGAAGACCGAGGTCATGGTGAAGGTCCAGGGGATGCGGTTCGTCCCCGACGTGATCGAGGTGCCGAAGGGGAACGACCTCGTCGTCACCCTGGAGAACACCGGCGACGTCGTGCACGATCTGGTGTTCGCGAACGACGCCGACTCCGGCCAGATATCCCCCGGCGAGTCCGTGGTGATCAAGGTGGGCGTGATCTCCGCCGACCTGGACGGCTGGTGCTCGGTGAGCAATCACCGTGCCCTGGGCATGGTCGTCACGGTGAAGGCGGTCGGCTAG
- a CDS encoding histidine phosphatase family protein — MLTRVLPAMGEGDVALVAHGHYLRILTAVFLRQAPRFAASISLDAGSTSVLGFSREQPAILAWNHGAHLPMEPSES; from the coding sequence GTGCTGACCCGCGTGCTGCCGGCGATGGGCGAGGGGGACGTCGCCCTCGTCGCCCACGGCCATTACCTGCGCATCCTCACCGCCGTGTTCCTGCGGCAGGCTCCGCGGTTCGCGGCATCCATCTCGCTGGATGCCGGTTCGACATCCGTTCTCGGGTTCTCGCGCGAGCAGCCGGCGATCCTCGCGTGGAACCACGGGGCGCACCTGCCGATGGAGCCGTCCGAGTCGTGA